A genomic window from Thiomonas arsenitoxydans includes:
- a CDS encoding lipase family protein: MAFSSGYQFQEARDALNLCMQLNGNGLPAPAPLPPPPTSWTLDFASLTQNPASPEPSRFGGTQDGVGPFNNAWAGWRNSASTGASGSYAIVIRGTVGTVSSMLDDALATTVQCNASFPLTAAGPPLGNLSYATVKPSNSEKSGVHLGFLWSALVLLYHKDIGILKKLQQLPRGCNILICGHSQGAAIATLLHSLLLHSSGGTDALAHALETKEFNYKSYVFAQPKPGNWQYGHDFAQAAGNIGLAICVNNSRDWVPQTPLALDLPDEVINNPIDSWLARKNAILKTVAACVESSVATLRDGLADVVKHGAEAAAGYLGQNIDTSYLAQGPSVNNATPYLNYVQCGKLYSLEAVPAPDEENADSLWQHHLGNYSALLDAQGASFI, translated from the coding sequence ATGGCATTTTCTTCCGGCTATCAGTTTCAAGAAGCGCGCGATGCATTGAATCTGTGCATGCAGCTCAACGGGAACGGACTGCCTGCTCCCGCCCCTCTCCCGCCCCCTCCTACGTCGTGGACGCTCGATTTCGCGAGCCTGACGCAGAACCCTGCATCGCCCGAACCATCGCGATTCGGTGGAACGCAAGATGGTGTTGGCCCCTTCAACAATGCATGGGCCGGTTGGCGCAATAGTGCGAGCACCGGCGCATCCGGTTCCTACGCAATCGTCATCCGGGGCACGGTTGGGACTGTTTCCAGCATGCTGGACGATGCCTTGGCAACGACCGTGCAGTGCAATGCATCCTTTCCCCTAACTGCGGCCGGTCCGCCGTTGGGCAACCTGTCGTACGCGACGGTGAAACCAAGCAATTCCGAAAAATCGGGCGTCCATTTGGGGTTTTTATGGAGTGCGCTGGTTCTGCTGTATCACAAAGACATTGGCATTCTGAAGAAGCTTCAGCAACTCCCTCGGGGTTGCAACATACTAATCTGCGGTCATAGCCAAGGAGCGGCCATTGCGACGCTGTTGCACTCGCTGTTGCTGCATAGCAGCGGAGGAACTGACGCGCTAGCACACGCACTGGAGACTAAAGAGTTCAACTACAAGTCCTATGTGTTTGCGCAACCAAAACCAGGCAATTGGCAGTATGGGCACGACTTTGCGCAAGCTGCCGGGAACATCGGCTTGGCCATTTGCGTCAACAATTCGCGGGACTGGGTCCCGCAAACTCCATTGGCACTGGACCTTCCCGATGAGGTCATCAACAACCCGATTGACAGTTGGCTCGCACGGAAGAACGCCATACTGAAAACGGTAGCCGCGTGCGTGGAGTCCTCAGTAGCCACTCTGCGAGACGGCCTCGCCGATGTCGTAAAGCATGGGGCAGAGGCTGCAGCAGGTTACCTCGGTCAGAACATCGACACCAGCTACCTGGCTCAAGGCCCAAGCGTGAACAATGCTACCCCGTACCTGAACTATGTGCAGTGCGGAAAACTGTACTCACTTGAGGCAGTGCCTGCACCAGATGAAGAAAACGCGGATTCCTTGTGGCAGCATCATCTTGGAAATTACAGCGCCTTACTCGACGCGCAGGGAGCTAGCTTCATTTGA
- a CDS encoding DNA-binding protein has protein sequence LTAAQRAVRGMVKRGLLRRYRTDRFQTVYGLTQPGVDWLGDHGHDAASSVRRVSDMTNPEHRLWAQFLVVCSWARGLRAVTESELLHDLNANAKAGTRNGSSKAVQGYITVSVHRRGASVRKHLRPDAVAFDVEGRGVTWFEVDRSKRGSDRAADLAALVGAIGNKTADGRVLRRVVVMCKTERIERDALRIVEQLAAACNQLVLTEGRRHIRRQSDGVYEVMAAIPVKRQDGRTALIDEQVGHVIVQMLPIWLPKVRIDASNRWSTDGWFSDNCLPYRRPGNLSLWPMPGSPLVTVDDE, from the coding sequence CCCTGACAGCAGCCCAACGGGCGGTCCGCGGCATGGTCAAGCGTGGCCTTCTGCGTCGTTACAGGACCGACCGATTCCAGACGGTCTACGGACTCACGCAGCCCGGCGTAGATTGGCTCGGCGACCATGGCCACGACGCCGCATCTTCAGTGCGAAGGGTCAGCGATATGACCAATCCCGAACACCGATTGTGGGCCCAATTTCTTGTGGTTTGCAGCTGGGCGCGAGGCCTCCGTGCGGTCACAGAATCCGAGCTCCTGCATGACCTCAATGCCAATGCCAAAGCTGGCACGCGCAATGGGAGCAGCAAGGCCGTCCAAGGTTACATCACCGTGAGCGTCCATCGCCGCGGCGCCTCTGTCCGCAAGCACCTGCGCCCAGATGCCGTCGCGTTCGATGTGGAGGGGCGAGGCGTCACCTGGTTCGAGGTTGACCGCAGCAAGCGTGGCTCAGACCGCGCGGCCGACTTGGCTGCTCTGGTCGGAGCAATTGGCAACAAAACGGCCGACGGTCGCGTTCTCCGCCGCGTTGTCGTCATGTGCAAAACCGAGCGCATTGAGCGGGATGCCCTGCGCATCGTCGAGCAGCTCGCGGCTGCTTGCAATCAGCTCGTGCTGACCGAAGGGCGTAGGCACATCCGGCGGCAGAGTGATGGCGTCTATGAAGTGATGGCGGCAATCCCGGTCAAGCGTCAGGACGGTCGAACCGCGCTGATAGACGAGCAAGTTGGGCATGTCATCGTGCAGATGCTGCCAATCTGGCTGCCGAAGGTGCGGATTGACGCGAGCAATCGATGGAGCACCGATGGTTGGTTCAGCGACAACTGCCTCCCGTACAGGCGGCCAGGAAACCTCAGCCTATGGCCGATGCCCGGGTCGCCGCTCGTCACGGTGGACGATGAGTGA
- a CDS encoding single-stranded DNA-binding protein has translation MTRRYTKGWRHAISIRIGQNMQVFGNVATAPERKVSKSTGRGHFEFRLAESQRGVDTEPTWYTVRVMKDHNPKLDKGAFVKVTGKLKTDFYLSREGKPTGTLLILAFEATKLAKPAAQATEPARQEQED, from the coding sequence GTGACCCGTCGCTACACGAAGGGATGGCGCCATGCCATCTCCATTCGAATAGGACAAAACATGCAAGTTTTTGGAAACGTCGCGACCGCGCCGGAGCGAAAGGTCAGCAAATCCACTGGGCGGGGACATTTTGAGTTTCGCTTGGCAGAGAGCCAGCGCGGTGTCGATACCGAACCGACCTGGTACACGGTGCGCGTGATGAAGGACCACAACCCCAAGCTCGACAAGGGCGCGTTTGTCAAAGTCACTGGAAAGCTGAAAACCGACTTCTACCTTTCACGCGAAGGCAAACCGACCGGCACCCTGTTGATTCTGGCATTCGAGGCGACCAAGCTGGCCAAACCCGCCGCGCAGGCCACCGAGCCTGCGCGGCAAGAACAAGAAGACTGA
- a CDS encoding DNA primase family protein — MTRRAFQPHLYASHAVATGGIASDSNLLYQWTGTHWSPIDEEAAERDAYAWLVAQDPAWASAENARKAVRAASLFSPRLPKLTDAVVVPTQSGYVHLDGAELVLKPADPSLGLTHCLDCPYAPEGVMPAHFAAFVQRVLPDPSVRARVQEYIGYTLLADARYQRAQFWLGEGANGKGVLANVVQALHGHIAAMALDQLAGFHLSVLVGASLVYVDEVPRKPIDEQRLKSMIAGERIPVDRKYREPLSIHVRGKWLVLGNHLPAISDHSSGFWRRWDVVPFSVTIPERERDPLLAQTIVREELSGVLRWALDGLVRLQTRGGFDPVMPAAMQAMLQEAKADTNSVVAWVEDLGVKLQLACDVPKERVFEHYRNWCAVNAMHEVSVVQFWKRVREHFRELTEARIRTGPGQRRVCNVKLSASTTDLDI, encoded by the coding sequence ATGACGCGCCGCGCATTCCAGCCCCATCTCTACGCCAGCCACGCCGTCGCGACCGGTGGCATCGCCTCGGACTCCAACCTTCTCTATCAGTGGACGGGCACTCACTGGTCCCCTATCGATGAAGAAGCGGCTGAACGCGATGCGTACGCGTGGCTCGTCGCGCAAGACCCTGCTTGGGCGAGTGCCGAGAACGCCCGTAAGGCAGTTCGTGCTGCGAGTCTTTTTTCCCCACGCCTGCCCAAGCTCACGGATGCGGTCGTCGTGCCGACCCAGTCCGGCTACGTGCATCTTGACGGAGCAGAGCTCGTTCTAAAGCCCGCCGACCCGAGCCTGGGGCTGACGCATTGTCTCGATTGCCCTTATGCGCCTGAGGGCGTGATGCCAGCCCACTTCGCAGCCTTTGTCCAAAGGGTATTGCCGGACCCCAGCGTACGGGCACGCGTGCAGGAGTACATCGGCTACACACTTCTTGCGGATGCGCGTTACCAGCGGGCACAGTTTTGGCTCGGCGAAGGCGCCAATGGCAAGGGGGTTCTCGCAAATGTGGTCCAAGCCCTCCACGGCCACATCGCGGCAATGGCGCTGGACCAGTTGGCCGGCTTTCATCTGTCGGTCCTCGTTGGTGCAAGCCTGGTCTATGTCGACGAGGTGCCTCGCAAACCGATTGACGAGCAGCGGCTCAAATCCATGATTGCCGGGGAGCGCATACCCGTGGACCGCAAGTACCGCGAACCACTCAGCATCCATGTGCGCGGAAAGTGGCTTGTTCTCGGTAACCACCTCCCGGCCATATCCGACCACAGCAGCGGCTTTTGGCGGCGTTGGGACGTGGTGCCGTTTTCGGTCACGATTCCGGAGCGCGAGCGTGACCCGCTCCTCGCGCAGACCATCGTCCGCGAAGAACTGTCCGGCGTGCTGCGCTGGGCTCTCGATGGACTGGTGCGGCTACAAACCCGTGGAGGCTTTGACCCTGTCATGCCGGCGGCAATGCAGGCGATGCTGCAAGAAGCCAAAGCGGACACGAATTCCGTCGTGGCGTGGGTTGAAGACCTCGGCGTGAAACTACAGCTGGCGTGTGATGTCCCGAAGGAGCGTGTGTTCGAACACTATCGCAACTGGTGCGCGGTCAATGCCATGCACGAGGTGAGCGTCGTCCAATTCTGGAAGCGGGTGCGCGAGCATTTTCGGGAATTGACCGAGGCGCGCATACGGACGGGGCCTGGCCAGCGGCGGGTCTGCAATGTGAAGCTCTCGGCATCGACGACAGACCTGGATATCTGA
- a CDS encoding GSU2403 family nucleotidyltransferase fold protein: protein MHAFALYRVHEQAYSTLFASLAQSAATQEQVLLGAPGTIIEHKRGAHVYFARQFMSPEGKRCEETLGGTARDPDVLQRVQTMRQRMERSHGLIARIRELGRLGFQLADNKTCATVGVLYNHGLFAAGAVLVGSHAYAVLLNMLGIQAVAYRTEDVDIARGHPLALAGVPDDGLLGMLRQTGIAFVEVPGLHPAEPATSFTQIGPSRFHVDLLVPARTQDIAIVPVPELRAHATALPYLGYLLENTQMSVLLARHGAVPVRIPDAARFALHKLVVGRLRPAAMHAKASKDLQQAATLLAMLAEQRPGDIEDACQALPSAARAKARGALSFVKSLLQNAHPAAIEALQAGLSAKA, encoded by the coding sequence ATGCATGCCTTTGCCCTGTACCGGGTGCACGAACAGGCCTACAGCACGCTGTTTGCCAGTCTGGCTCAATCGGCTGCCACGCAGGAGCAGGTTCTCTTGGGCGCGCCCGGCACCATCATCGAGCACAAACGGGGCGCACACGTCTATTTCGCGCGGCAGTTCATGAGTCCGGAAGGCAAGCGGTGCGAAGAAACCCTAGGGGGCACCGCCAGGGACCCTGACGTGCTGCAGCGTGTACAAACCATGCGCCAACGCATGGAGCGCAGCCACGGCCTCATCGCGCGCATTCGCGAGCTTGGGCGGCTGGGCTTTCAACTCGCCGACAACAAAACGTGCGCCACGGTTGGTGTCTTGTACAACCATGGTCTGTTTGCCGCCGGTGCTGTTCTCGTGGGCTCACATGCCTATGCCGTGCTGCTGAACATGCTGGGCATTCAGGCCGTGGCGTACCGCACCGAAGACGTCGACATCGCTCGCGGGCACCCCTTGGCCTTGGCCGGCGTACCCGACGATGGCCTCTTGGGCATGTTGCGACAGACTGGTATTGCGTTTGTGGAGGTTCCCGGCCTGCATCCGGCTGAACCCGCAACATCGTTCACCCAAATCGGTCCCTCTCGCTTCCATGTGGACCTGTTGGTCCCGGCCAGAACGCAGGACATTGCCATCGTCCCGGTACCCGAGTTGCGCGCGCATGCCACGGCGCTGCCCTATCTGGGCTACCTGCTTGAAAACACCCAGATGAGCGTGCTGCTGGCCCGGCACGGCGCAGTTCCGGTCCGCATTCCTGACGCCGCACGCTTTGCCCTGCATAAGCTGGTTGTCGGGCGGCTGCGTCCTGCTGCGATGCACGCCAAGGCCAGCAAGGACCTCCAGCAAGCGGCCACCTTGTTGGCCATGCTTGCCGAGCAGCGCCCGGGGGACATCGAGGACGCCTGCCAGGCCTTGCCAAGTGCCGCGCGCGCGAAGGCTCGAGGTGCCTTGTCTTTTGTGAAGAGCCTTTTGCAAAACGCGCACCCTGCGGCCATTGAGGCGTTGCAAGCTGGCCTGAGTGCCAAGGCCTGA
- a CDS encoding PH domain-containing protein, with amino-acid sequence MSYIDRNLLTNEQILHRGYLSRIVFVSPSLLLLLGLAVLALDGDVAVIGVILLLAGVAGLLGAFIRYKTSEFAVTNKRVIMKVGLIRRTSVEIVLSKIESITVDQGIAGRIFNFGSIAVVGTGGTHDPFHRIAAPLQFRRAVQEQLAG; translated from the coding sequence ATGAGCTACATCGACCGCAATCTGCTGACCAACGAGCAAATCCTGCACCGCGGCTACCTCAGCCGCATCGTGTTCGTCTCACCGTCCCTGCTTCTCCTCCTCGGGCTCGCCGTCCTCGCGCTCGACGGTGATGTCGCGGTCATTGGCGTCATCCTCCTGCTCGCAGGCGTGGCTGGTTTGCTCGGCGCCTTCATTCGTTACAAGACGTCCGAATTCGCAGTCACGAACAAGCGCGTCATCATGAAGGTAGGGCTCATCCGCAGGACCTCTGTGGAGATTGTGCTCAGCAAAATTGAGAGCATCACCGTCGACCAGGGGATTGCCGGGCGAATTTTCAACTTCGGCTCGATTGCTGTGGTCGGAACCGGCGGAACCCACGACCCGTTCCATCGCATCGCCGCGCCGCTGCAGTTTCGGCGGGCGGTGCAAGAGCAGTTGGCGGGGTAG
- a CDS encoding NAD(P)-dependent oxidoreductase, with translation MQDSSVTFIGLGAMGEPMASSVLRSGVALTVYNRSRERAAPLAAAGAKVADSVAAAVTPGGVVITMLANDAALLDVTLGGSGVADRLGAGGLHISMSTVSPETSRHLAAEHAKRGSLWLSAPVFGRPEAAAAQKLWICQSGTAEAKARAKPLLEAMGQAIHDFGEEPGAANVVKLSGNFLILSAVEAMAEALTLAEKSGIDRQALAGFLGQTIFNCPIYQNYGRILAAQTYEPAGFKLELGMKDVRLVRDAAESATVPMPLADLLHARLLTSLAKGRGQLDWTAIEMVSAEDAGKRA, from the coding sequence ATGCAAGACTCATCGGTCACTTTCATCGGTCTGGGCGCCATGGGGGAACCCATGGCCTCGAGCGTGCTGCGCAGCGGCGTCGCGCTGACGGTCTACAACCGCTCCCGCGAGCGCGCCGCGCCGCTGGCCGCGGCAGGCGCCAAGGTGGCCGACTCGGTCGCAGCGGCGGTGACCCCTGGCGGCGTGGTCATCACCATGCTGGCCAACGACGCTGCACTGCTGGACGTCACCCTTGGCGGCTCGGGTGTTGCCGACCGGCTGGGCGCTGGCGGTCTGCATATCTCGATGAGCACCGTCTCGCCGGAAACGTCCCGCCATCTGGCTGCCGAGCATGCCAAGCGGGGCAGCCTGTGGCTCAGCGCACCTGTCTTCGGTCGCCCAGAAGCGGCCGCTGCGCAGAAGCTGTGGATTTGCCAGTCCGGCACGGCCGAGGCCAAGGCACGTGCCAAGCCACTGCTCGAGGCCATGGGCCAGGCCATTCACGACTTTGGTGAGGAGCCGGGCGCTGCCAATGTCGTGAAGCTGTCGGGCAATTTTCTGATTCTGTCCGCCGTGGAGGCGATGGCCGAGGCGCTCACCTTGGCCGAGAAGAGCGGAATCGACCGGCAGGCCCTGGCCGGTTTCCTGGGACAGACGATATTCAACTGCCCCATCTATCAGAACTACGGCCGCATCCTGGCAGCCCAGACTTACGAGCCGGCGGGATTCAAGCTGGAGCTGGGCATGAAGGATGTGCGCCTGGTCCGCGATGCGGCCGAGAGCGCCACGGTGCCGATGCCCTTGGCCGACTTGCTCCATGCCCGCCTGCTGACCAGTCTCGCCAAGGGGCGCGGGCAACTCGACTGGACAGCCATCGAGATGGTCAGCGCTGAAGACGCGGGCAAACGTGCCTGA